In the Salvia miltiorrhiza cultivar Shanhuang (shh) chromosome 8, IMPLAD_Smil_shh, whole genome shotgun sequence genome, AACTGTGAGGGGTCGAAAGAGTGTACACAAGGCAACAAGCGTTTTCTTCAACAATGAGAAAAAGCAGAATAATTATAAAAACCACAGAAAGCAGATATCTcagtaataaaaatatgtaccTGTCAGCCAATGGAAATCACATGTAGTACATTCCCAGAATGCCATTAAAATGAAGTGCGCTCGTATGTTTATCCAATGTACTCTTAGCAACTGGGATGTTTCAGAAGAGGCAATGCCTATATGTAATTCCTCAAGAATCAGCTCCACGAACATACACATATACACACCCTTTGGGCATCATTTCCAACTCATTCATCAGTAACAAACACAACCAACTGCCACATTACTCTTCCCACCAGGTGAACCTTATTCAGCAACTTATTGTACTTGACTAAATGAATACAAAAGCAAATTCTGTAAGGGCACGAGCAGAAATTCTATGATCGGACCTGCAAACATCAAATGACAATATAAGAGTCAGAAAAAAGGTCCATATATAAATCTCAAGGAGATGTGAATGGATAATTTACCTGAGGATGCAATCCAGATTCCTTAATCAGAATTTGCTGGATCTGGGCAAATCATCAGGGCCAAATTTGTTATTATGAGCAAATCATTGAACTTGAATATGAAACTCAGGGCCAGATGTACCGACCCTCCAACAACTTAAAATGATCCGATAGCCCATTGTCAACCAAGCCTAAGGTCATTTCTTCAGTTAGACACTTCATTATGCGACACCTCTTTATCAAATATCATCAACCCAagttgaaaaaataaaacaaaaattgagGCCTTTATTATCATCCATAAGCATGCAATAAAGAATCAGAAAGGCATTGCAAACTCAATATAACTGTACAGATTTACAAGGGTGACACATTCTACTTGAACTCATGATGCATTGCATATTATTTGGTGACGAAGGACCCAAAATTGGAATGATAATTACAAGCTGTTTAACGGCTGATGGCATCCATTGCAAATCGCACAAGCTGCAATAAACCCTCAACATCTTGGAAGTTGTAATCAAGCGCGTCTTTAAGTGAACGGATACCCTCTTTGTGGGTTTCTCCAAGTCTTGACGTAGCAGCTGTGAAAgcaattcttgattttcttgAAGCTTCCATTGCGAAGGTAACATCCTGTGCCTACAGAAAGCAACAGTGTAAAGTCTAACACATGCAACAACACAAACTGATTATTTCTAAAACATGTAGGTGGATGAGAAACTTAAAGATTGAAGCCCATGAAATATCTATCTGCTATGAGAAGTGGAGTATTTAGTCATATACTTACAAAGTTCAGAACACGCAGAAGACCAGAACGGTTCCGTGAAGTGATGATATGGTTTCCAGAAACTTGAGGAGAGCCCACTACTTTGGCTGAGGCAGCCTTGTCTGCTGTCGCTTGGTGGTTCAAGTTGTCGACATCAGAGGCAGATGAGGAAGGAGATTCACCTGAAGAGGGATAATTGAGAATACTTGAAATTAAAGATTTTGCACATAATTAAGATAAAATTGTTACGTGGAGTCATGACTAAAGCAGTCAAAGTTTTACCTCATATAGATAGGTTTCACTTTATAGCAGCTGAATTGGTCAAAATTACACCATATCAATTAATAGCAAAGGGTAGTTTACTTCATatgtttctagtttagctatCCTCTTTGGACACAAGGGAGGTAGCCCTATAAATTTCTGATCTATCACACTTTTTCGATGTGATGGTGCAACAATTCATATCCCAGTGCCCTACCATAAGCATGTTAAAGTTATTACCCCCATCATAATATTACTCAGTAACAGCAGGGGAACCAGCAGCAGATGCGATTCTGATCTAAATGAAATTATAAAGAATGCTGCATCTAAAATTTACCAGGGGCAGAAATTTGTAGAGCATTTTGCAACTCGGTCCGATCCCTGCTTGTATTGCTATGAGATGAATAAACCACTCGCATGTAAGCGACCTCCATACATTTGTAGGCCAAAGCAGCAGCACCCATGTCTTTTGACTTTTCATAGTCATGGGCACAAAACCTACAAAATTTTAACTATTCAACAAACAGAAATGGTGTCCAGTTGATCCACGTCCATTTATGGATTAACCACTACTAGATGAAGGAGAGAAATACACATGCCACAGACCAACTTGTGTAAATTTAACATTTGATTCTTCTTTGTGGGTGAAGAACACGAAATAGAACAATACCGGTTATCAGTTGTAACCACTCATTTAAGATTTGGAAGTACCAAAATTAGAAGCGTGAAAGCATATGAacgggcagagctgaggctggTTACAGATGGAGATTAATGACTTACTCGCAGAGTTTTGCAGTGCTACTATATATATGCAATGAGTGCATCAGTTCATTATGCTTAGTGGCTTCACTACTTCCGGATTCGAGCAAAGAGGCTCCATGGAGAAACTTGAGGGCAGCTTCAAAGTAAAGACCAATACTGGTACCAGAATTCTGCAAAATGGAATTTAATTATGGAAAATTGAGAAATGGTTAAATGAAAAGAATCCAGAACACCAAAATATGCATCAACCTTAAGACGATCAGCCATGTGTTTGAGGTCCTTCGCCTCTTTTAAAATGGTATTAGCAGCATGACTGGAGGAGTCCCTTCGAACAGGACTTGGAGCATCAACATCCCGAATTTTATGAGAATTTGGGGTTGGATGCCTCATAGGCTGACCATTTGAGTTCTCAGATTTCTTTCTCTGATTTGACGCCTTTAGTGCATCACCATTATCGGATGCATCAACAGCCAAACCTTTTAAACTATTTTCCTTCTGAGATCCAGAAACAGGAGCATGGTCAGTCTGTATTCTTGCTAGGGGTGGAAGTGAGTGTGACTTCCCATTCCCGCGGATTTCAGTCTGGTTGCTTTTCTTGGGtaatttctcattttcatgctcttgtGGGAGTTCATGCTTCTTATCTCTGATAGCATCTTGTCCATCATGGCCAAATTTCTTTTGACTTGGTGCTTTAGAGCTCTCACTTGACATTCCTCCAGCCATATCTTTCTTGGAAATAAACTTCTCGCCCTTTTTAGGAGTGCCAGATTTCTCATCTGACTTGTTTCTTCTACTCTTTGACTTCTCCTCATGCAAATGCATGTGATCTGAAGCATCATTTCTTGAATCAGAAGCCTTGATTTTAATCTTGTCTAAGTCAGAACCAGACACACGAGCCTTGTCTTTAGAATGTGAAGACGAAACTTTTCCAGATTTCTTTGAGTGAACTCCACTCTGAGATTGGTCGTTGTTTGTTCTTGTTTCAGCTTTGGATTGCTCAGAATAATGTTTTGTACTAGCATACTGATTACTATGACATAACTGATTGCTGTGGACATCATCGACATGATCATTGACGGTAAGAACTGCATCTATTTTATCCAATCCTGTTCGGTCGTTCCCATCCATCATCATTGCCTGAAAACCTTCCCGGGTTGGCAGCAGCAGAATCATGAAAATCAGTCCGTCCATCGAGGCTTTTCCGAGATGATGTGACCTTATCGACATTAGGAAATCTCAGAGGGGATGAGGAAACTGATTCAACTGGGGAACCTTTAACTTCCTGGCCATTGGTTCTGGTCCTATGCGAGCCAGATACCTTGGAAGAGCTTGAATTGGCAGCAACTGAAGGATGTGCAGAAGCCATGTCACTTTTCAAATAATCTACTGCTTGAGTGCCATTCACAAGCTGCCCATCATGTTGGTCCTTCATACTTTTGCTTTTTCTGCCGGCCCCTACACTGGCTTTGCTTCCACTCATAGATTTTCCTCCAGACATGGAAAGTCtagctttcttttcttttcggTGTTCACTTTCACTCAAATCTTCTATAAAATCACCAGAGTGCAAGTAATGTTGTCCTGAATTGGAAACAGGCTCAATATGAGTcctagaaccatgattttctttcGCTCTCCTCTTTCTAGAATCTTCGTCATCATATTTTCCAGAACAGAGCAAACCATCGGCTGCAGGTGACGGAACATGCAAATCTACATTCATACTTGATACTATACTTTTCATGGATTCACCACTAAAATCTTTATGGTTATTGTACTTGTCTCGATCATTACCAGATGGATAGTTTGACAGACTGGAAGAGCGACGGCCTGCTTTCGTGGAAGCCCCGCCACCATTGTCAGAAGTCCAATTTTCATCATCACAATGTAACTCCTCGCTCTTCATTCTTTTAGAAGCTCTAGAACCCTCCAAATCAGACTCACGGTTGCTCTTTATCTTTACACTTGTACCTATGCAAGTCCAGTCGAAGATAAAAATTTAGGAAGGTCGGGAAAAGAAAGCCCAAGGTCGAAGTAGATATGACTCAAATAGTCACATGTGCACTTGACCACAAAGAAGTGCAAAGAATAATGATAATACCTTTATCAGAAGAGCTGACTTGTGATATTTTTTCTGCTTTAGCATCACTGCACTTCTCTAGTGCCACACTTGCTTGCCGCATATGCTGTCCAGATGCATCTACAGAAGGTGAGTTGTTCGTGCTGttaatttagttatttttcCCAACATACCAAGGTTCTTCCTTCCGTGAGTTCGAAGAGTTGGTGGAACCATCTATATCCGCTGAATTTGCAGCAGCCACTGCAGACCCATGTTTCTTCTTCCCACTATTTGATGCAGTTGGGATGGCAACGTCTTGGTGTTCTTGAGCCAGAGGCTTAGAATCAGCTGAGGTCATCCCCACCGAAGCCATAATGGAATTATTTGGCCGAACCTCTTGACCCTCGGGAGGAGGGACCGGAACTGAAGCAACAGGATGGTAAAGGGCCCTTAAAGCATTAGTTGTCTCCTCCTCTGGGATGCTACAACGGTTCATCCCAGGCCTGTAGGAATTGGAAAAAGTGAGTTTTCCACATTGAATGACTTCTACACATATGCAGAGGCAGAGCTCGGCAACATAACAGTAATTGACAGCCAAAGGCAGTagttgaaaattttggatcatCTAAACTGATAATAAGATGGAACCTTTCCAAAACAGCAAGTTGCATAACAAAAATCCTAAAAGAATACATATTAAAATGATGGAACTTACAGCCAAGTAAGCATCCTACAAAGCCATTTATCAGGAAGACTTTTGGGATTAGTACCAAGTGGAAGTAGTCTCCATGTTTTACACTTATCGCATAAAACCCAATCTTCTTggaccagaggaatcgatcCAGCTGGAGCTTCAGAACTCGGACCATTTTCAAGGGGAGGAGCTGACCGGGAAACAGGTTTAGCATATTTCTCTAGTGTTTTTTCAGAATTTCTGCCTGTATGTTTTTCTCGAGACATGTTatgatctttatttatgtttctttTTCCAACAAGTTGAGGATCCTTTAACCTTCCCGAGGATGTCATTTCCCCAGAAACTGATTCATTGTCGTCATCTTCAAATTCTACATCTCCAAAGAAGTCCTTATAGCGGTCCCTTGGTTTCTCATGCTCCTTCTGGAGATCAGGCACAtcatttttagatatgaaaCTATTAGTATGAGAACTCTTCCCACTTTTAGGACCCAGAGAAGACTCAACCATTAACTCGTCTTTTACCACATATGCACCTTCAGAGCCTTTATTTTGAGCTTCCTTCCGTTTCCTCTTACCCCCAGTTGATGATTTTTCAAGAGACGATTCCAGACCTTCCTCATTAACTGATCCACCTTTCTGAGTGACTAACTGTTTCAAGGGATCAGTGGGCTCAGCAGAAGTGAGAGCTTTTATTCCCTTAGAGGCATTAGATTCCAACTGGTCCAAAGGTTTTTCTGCTTTGCATATGTCCTCCTGAGGGCAAGCTGCAACAGTACCGACAAGATTTCCTTCTTTAGATTCAGAAGCCTTGCCCGATGAACCAGACCTCCCACCcaacttttcagctctgctagcATCTTGAGCCGGTGCACTCTCCAAATGTTCCTTCTCAATGAACGGGGAGAAGGTTTCTCGCTTCATCCCATCTTTCGTAGCAATTGTTGCAGGTGACACATCCTTTGACGGATTGGCAACAATATGCTGAGAACTCGATAAAAGTGGAAGTTTCAAAAGCTCCTCATACCCAAACACATCACTATcgttttctttttccttcttcaATGGAGAAACATTATTATCCACAAAAGCATTATTTTTCTGAGATGATAATTCTGTGAAGAAATCGTCATCCTTTTCAGATGACACGACCTTTTTCTGCTCAGTAACTTTGTGGTTGCTCCTACTAGAAAGAGATCCATTCCCTAACAACCCAGATTTTTTGCTTGTTTTTTCGACTGATTTAGTTTCACACTTTCCCCTAAATTTCCTTTTTTCTGTAAGATGAATCAGATCCTCGGAAAGAGGGGATAGAAGCAGTTCCCCAGAATAAGACGTCATAATCTGCTTGAGCACAGAAGCAATGAGAAGGTTAAAGATTtgcttaaaaaagaaaagaccaACAAAAAGTTCTCGTAAATAAATATCAATAACGAGCAACAACATTACCTGAAGTATACTGGTTGGTGATGCCTCCGGCACACCCAAAAGTTTAACACATTGCCCTTCACTAGTTGTGGGACTGTCGTCCATTGAAGAAGATGGTGAAACTACAAGACCAAGTCCACTGTAGATTTCAGCATTCTTCTGTGCTGacaaattttcagatccaaCTTTGATTCGGACCTTCAGTGTTCTCTGATCATTCacagattttttatttatttcactttTTAAGCTTGATTCCTCAGCATGTTTAGCTTTTAAGTAGCCATTGCCTTTTAAGGAACTTCCTACTGATAAAGATTTTCCTGAAGCAGCATGGGGCCTTATCGATGGAGAAGCACTTGATGAAGCTAAAGAATTCTGCCTCTGATCCTAAATCAGAGAAAAATCAATAACTCAAGTAAACATGTATTCAAGTTAGGCTACACACTCTAGTTCTGTTTTTCAGAGGACGTGGCAGATAGAAAAACATAAGTTGAAATCGATTTAGATGTACAGGCACCAAATACCTCTGTATGTGGCTTTCTCGGGGATCTTGGTGACTCATAGTTATGAGCCTCAGCTGGACTTTTTGTATGGGACCAAGATGGACTCCGTTGATAAGTAGGTAAAAATGAACCATAGCCACCAAATTTCGCCCCTATAAGGTATTTGATTAATACTTTACCATTCTAAAACCACATTTACATGACCCTACAGTTGCATAACTGGTTGTAATCTTTTCAACTTACCCAAATTCTCAGCTGAAACACCACCTTCAAAATCTTTCTGGAGGTGACCCAAAAATCTATGGACTTTTTCCTCCTATAAAAGAACGAATATGAGTAATATAAAgttaaattcataaataaaagcAAGCTTTATAGCACCAAAAGGCAAAAGGTGCATCTAATTCTACAACCTTCATCAGCTCGCAAAAGATGGAAGGAAACCAAACATCTGACACGTAGTCAATGTTCTTGTCGTCTCACAAACCAATTTTATCTCCCCTAACTAAAAAGAACTCCGGCTTAATCTCTTCTAGGATTATAGATAAGCACATATTGAATGCATAATTGACAATCACATAATGGTATCTAGTAGCCCAAGTTCAATAGCATCATTGATCTAAGGTAGTACACGGGTCAACAATAACTACTTCACCAACAACTTACAACTAAAAACAAGATCAAAACAACCACGCTACATAATTAAGAATTAACATAACGCTACAAACTGAGGAAGTAATTCATATAGAGAATTAAACAGGATATTAAGTCAAGATCCTTACAATGTAAGAGAGAGCAATATCAGGGTCAATGGTGGAATCTTCTCCCTCCTCGTGATAACCGAGAGCCTCTCCTTCTTCAAGCTCAGTTTCTTCCATATCTAATCCCAAACCTATCCTCTTTCTACCATCTCTACTGCCCACAGATATCATCACACGCAAAAGGAAACAAAGGGAACAAAAATTACtaacaataacaacaaaaaCTCCCTAAAAAAGTGAACTTTTTTCCTCCACCGTTTACTTTTCCGCCAAAAATCTCCAAGGTATATATACAAAATTGAGAACCCAGAAAAACCCTTAATGATTTTCCCTGATCAGACTTAAACTTCGATTTCCTCACCTaacaaagaaagagaaaaaaaggcTAATTTTGCTCGGCAATATACCAATCTACACTCGGGAGGAAAAAACTCgacaaattttcaatttattgtgAATCTGAGAACTCGCTTGATTCACGTATCGTGGAAATTGGATCGTGTTATGCGATCTCTGAAGCTCAAAACGTTgagcaggaaaaaaaaaagtagagagagaaaaatgtttagagagagagaggagagagaaaggacTCTGGTTCAGCAGCCGCGTTTGTTTCTCTTACTATTTTGTTtcgagtaaaaataaaattggaaaaAATTTAGCTTTTAGAGAAAAACACGAATATTCTAAATTCTTTTATTTCGTAGTTTTGGAAAATAACCGTTTCTTACTTTTAACTGCAGTGAATTTCTGTTTCGACCCAA is a window encoding:
- the LOC131000477 gene encoding LOW QUALITY PROTEIN: cysteine-tryptophan domain-containing zinc finger protein 7 (The sequence of the model RefSeq protein was modified relative to this genomic sequence to represent the inferred CDS: deleted 1 base in 1 codon; substituted 1 base at 1 genomic stop codon), with protein sequence MISVGSRDGRKRIGLGLDMEETELEEGEALGYHEEGEDSTIDPDIALSYIEEKVHRFLGHLQKDFEGGVSAENLGAKFGGYGSFLPTYQRSPSWSHTKSPAEAHNYESPRSPRKPHTEDQRQNSLASSSASPSIRPHAASGKSLSVGSSLKGNGYLKAKHAEESSLKSEINKKSVNDQRTLKVRIKVGSENLSAQKNAEIYSGLGLVVSPSSSMDDSPTTSEGQCVKLLGVPEASPTSILQIMTSYSGELLLSPLSEDLIHLTEKRKFRGKCETKSVEKTSKKSGLLGNGSLSSRSNHKVTEQKKVVSSEKDDDFFTELSSQKNNAFVDNNVSPLKKEKENDSDVFGYEELLKLPLLSSSQHIVANPSKDVSPATIATKDGMKRETFSPFIEKEHLESAPAQDASRAEKLGGRSGSSGKASESKEGNLVGTVAACPQEDICKAEKPLDQLESNASKGIKALTSAEPTDPLKQLVTQKGGSVNEEGLESSLEKSSTGGKRKRKEAQNKGSEGAYVVKDELMVESSLGPKSGKSSHTNSFISKNDVPDLQKEHEKPRDRYKDFFGDVEFEDDDNESVSGEMTSSGRLKDPQLVGKRNINKDHNMSREKHTGRNSEKTLEKYAKPVSRSAPPLENGPSSEAPAGSIPLVQEDWVLCDKCKTWRLLPLGTNPKSLPDKWLCRMLTWLPGMNRCSIPEEETTNALRALYHPVASVPVPPPEGQEVRPNNSIMASVGMTSADSKPLAQEHQDVAIPTASNSGKKKHGSAVAAANSADIDGSTNSSNSRKEEPWYVGKNNXINSTNNSPSVDASGQHMRQASVALEKCSDAKAEKISQVSSSDKGTSVKIKSNRESDLEGSRASKRMKSEELHCDDENWTSDNGGGASTKAGRRSSSLSNYPSGNDRDKYNNHKDFSGESMKSIVSSMNVDLHVPSPAADGLLCSGKYDDEDSRKRRAKENHGSRTHIEPVSNSGQHYLHSGDFIEDLSESEHRKEKKARLSMSGGKSMSGSKASVGAGRKSKSMKDQHDGQLVNGTQAVDYLKSDMASAHPSVAANSSSSKVSGSHRTRTNGQEVKGSPVESVSSSPLRFPMSIRSHHLGKASMDGLIFMILLLPTREGFQAMMMDGNDRTGLDKIDAVLTVNDHVDDVHSNQLCHSNQYASTKHYSEQSKAETRTNNDQSQSGVHSKKSGKVSSSHSKDKARVSGSDLDKIKIKASDSRNDASDHMHLHEEKSKSRRNKSDEKSGTPKKGEKFISKKDMAGGMSSESSKAPSQKKFGHDGQDAIRDKKHELPQEHENEKLPKKSNQTEIRGNGKSHSLPPLARIQTDHAPVSGSQKENSLKGLAVDASDNGDALKASNQRKKSENSNGQPMRHPTPNSHKIRDVDAPSPVRRDSSSHAANTILKEAKDLKHMADRLKNSGTSIGLYFEAALKFLHGASLLESGSSEATKHNELMHSLHIYSSTAKLCEFCAHDYEKSKDMGAAALAYKCMEVAYMRVVYSSHSNTSRDRTELQNALQISAPGESPSSSASDVDNLNHQATADKAASAKVVGSPQVSGNHIITSRNRSGLLRVLNFAQDVTFAMEASRKSRIAFTAATSRLGETHKEGIRSLKDALDYNFQDVEGLLQLVRFAMDAISR